In Syngnathus scovelli strain Florida chromosome 10, RoL_Ssco_1.2, whole genome shotgun sequence, the following are encoded in one genomic region:
- the lsg1 gene encoding large subunit GTPase 1 homolog gives MGKKKAGGALGRALIKEKFQSTRGNKKGDTWLHTSELNDGYDWGRLNLQSVTEQTSMDDFLATAELAGTEFVAEKLNIKFVPAEARAGLLTAEEKKRLKSLHEDNKHFLRIPRRPHWDESTSREALQQTEKDSFLEWRRQLAQLEEEQKLFLTPFERNLEFWRQLWRVIERSDVVVQIVDARNPLLFRCPDLELYVKEVSENKVNMVLVNKADLLTRQQRRAWARHFEKEGLRAVFWSALAESNRLDAEEKGVEVEQPESGESDQDDGAKPDNDLSLKGADDKEDEGEESDDWEEPRERITVDDEEWFTASEDEWQEEEDIVGKSNEAAFRNSARLLHKDELLEMFKMVHDGPKYKEGQLTVGLVGYPNVGKSSTINTILRNKKVSVSATPGHTKHFQTLFVEPGLCLCDCPGLVMPSFVSTKAEMICCGILPIDQMRDHVPAVSLVCQTIPRHVLEGTYGINVIRPREDEDPDRHPTSEELLMAYGYMRGFMTSHGQPDQPRSARYILKDYVNGKLLYCHPPPHIEPEDFQPQHSKFQRNDLNNCDLSASDNKGKIKRIENPVDKNFFHVENVRALSKGVQGFMGYKPGCGIVAPEKPVTEMTEGKPWKKHGNRNKKEKVRRLTKHLDA, from the exons ACCTGCAGTCGGTGACTGAACAAACTTCCATGGATGACTTTTTGGCTACTGCAGAACTGGCAGGAACAGAGTTTGTAGCTG AAAAACTCAACATCAAGTTTGTACCGGCAGAAGCTAGAGCAGGTTTATTGACagctgaggagaaaaaaaggcTGAAGAGTCTTCATGAAGACAACAAGCATTTTCTCAGAATCCCTCGACG ccCCCATTGGGATGAAAGCACCAGCCGCGAGGcattgcaacagacagaaaaggacAGCTTCCTGGAGTGGAGAAGACAGCTTGCACA GCTGGAAGAGGAACAGAAGTTGTTTCTTACTCCATTTGAGAGGAATTTGGAGTTCTGGAGGCAGCTGTGGAGAGTCATTGagagaag TGACGTTGTGGTACAGATCGTGGATGCAAGAAATCCGTTATTGTTCAGATGTCCTGACctg GAGTTATATGTAAAAGAGGTGTCAGAGAACAAGGTCAACATGGTGCTGGTGAATAAGGCAGACCTGCTGACGAGGCAGCAGAGGCGAGCCTGGGCCAGACATTTTGAGAAAGAAGGCCTGAGGGCAGTTTTTTGGTCCGCCCTCGCTGAAAGCAACAGGTTGGATGCAGAAGAAAAG GGTGTGGAGGTGGAGCAGCCAGAATCTGGAGAGAGTGACCAAGATGATGGAGCAAAGCCAGACAATGACTTGAGCTTGAAGGGCGCAGATGACAAGGAGGATGAGGGGGAGGAGAGCGATGACTGGGAGGAGCCGCGGGAGAGGATAACCGTCGACGATGAGGAGTGGTTTACTGCCTCAGAAGATGAGTGGCAGGAAGAGGAGGATATTGTTGGGAAATCCAACGAGGCCGCTTTCCGTAATTCCGCTCGCCTGTTGCACAAGGACGAGTTGTTGGAGATGTTCAAGATGGTTCACGACGGGCCCAAATATAAAGAGGGACAACTTACCGTCGGCTTG GTTGGATATCCTAATGTAGGGAAGAGTTCAACTATCAACACCATTCtaagaaataaaaaagtgtccgtctctgcaacacctggacacacgAAGCACTTTCAG ACTTTGTTTGTCGAGCCTGGGCTGTGCCTATGTGACTGCCCTGGTCTGGTTATGCCCTCCTTTGTCTCCACCAAAGCTGAGATGATCTGCTGTGGGATCCTGCCCATTGACCAGATGAGAGACCATGTACCGGCAGTCTCCCTC GTCTGCCAAACGATTCCTCGGCATGTCCTGGAGGGCACGTATGGTATCAACGTAATCAGGCCACGAGAGGATGAAGACCCTGACAGACACCCCACCTCGGAGGAGCTGCTTATGGCATATGGAT ACATGAGAGGCTTTATGACATCGCACGGCCAACCTGATCAGCCCCGATCTGCTCGCTACATCCTGAAGGATTACGTCAAT GGAAAACTTCTCTACTGCCATCCACCTCCTCACATAGAGCCTgaggacttccagccacagCACAGCAAATTCCAAAGAAACGATCTTAACAACTGTGACCTTTCTGCGAGCGATAACAAAGGAAAAATCAAGAGAATTGAAAATCCGGTGGATAAGAACTTCTTTCATGTG GAGAATGTACGAGCGCTGTCTAAAGGAGTCCAGGGTTTCATGGGCTACAAACCAGGCTGCGGCATCGTGGCCCCTGAAAAACCCGTAACAGAGATGACAGAGGGCAAACCTTGGAAGAAACACGGCAACAGGAACAAGAAGGAGAAAGTGCGTCGGCTTACCAAGCATCTCGATGCCTGA
- the tmem44 gene encoding transmembrane protein 44 isoform X2: protein MAAPSQENDWTKEDLNSFASSLLAFCTTSFTPCLTRTDPGQSCFSIRLICVSSLLLLISSLHLALRRCKHHGGHPGHIVTSLYCFLGNVCGFTGAVLSRQLQIQVLMGLICAALDLVNFVSFGIPLCFCRNLQAERRQRMIKRRRRAHLLAVSLLGALTGGFLKSGVLRSPAVGWRLHGRRLLYVALQDNADILGYTLGLLSFVISSTSKFPTLYRIRENTFEISHFFWSSMLACCCLLCCCHTSLRHEAQLPPQGHALAADCCLWGLAGSSFLHWFHMGARQKLKRFSLEMESLLGDSSKDKVPVKHHGKQGKHFNLTEMGHYMDVSIDTTKQMYPREVTLVDNTPLSSTAPMVRVDGCDTSCDSSIVNSDLEWDFEEGNVQWSEPNTNPQNGEAFPLQEWPSNPKPFNILTYASCILPQNDVSCNEVVSQSK, encoded by the exons ATGGCCGCACCAAGCCAGGAGAATGACTGGACCAAGGAAGACCTTAACTCGTTTGCATCGAGTCTCCTCGCATTTTGCACCACTTCTTTCACCCCTTGTTTAACGAGGACTGACCCAGGACAAAGTTGTTTTTCCATCCGTCTAATCTGCGTATCGTCTCTGCTGCTACTGATCTCATCTCTTCA TCTCGCGCTTCGGAGGTGCAAACATCATGGAGGACATCCTGGACATATTGTGACTTCTCTCTACTGTTTCCTTGGTAATGTGTGTGGATTCACCGGAGCCGTTTTGTCAAGACAGCTGCAAATTCAA GTTTTAATGGGACTTATTTGTGCTGCTTTGGATTTGGTCAATTTTGTCTCCTTTGGCATTCCTCTGTGTTTTTGCAGGAACTTGCAAGCAG AGAGAAGGCAAAGAATGATCAAGAGGCGCAGGAGAGCTCACCTTCTCGCGGTCTCTCTGCTGGGGGCACTCACAGGAGGTTTTCTTAAATCAGGCGTCCTCCGTAGTCCAGCAGTGGGCTGGAGGCTCCATGGGAGGAGGTTGCTTTATGTTGCCCTGCAA GACAACGCCGACATCCTAGGTTACACCCTTGGCTTGCTCTCTTTTGTCATCTCCTCGACCTCCAAGTTCCCCACACTTTACAGAATT AGGGAAAACACTTTCGAGATCTCACATTTTTTCTGGAGCTCTATGCTCGCTTGCTGCTGCCTTTTATGCTGCTGCCATACTTCACTACGACACGAGGCTCAGCTTCCTCCTCAGGGTCATGCCTTGGCTGCTGACTGCTGTCTGTGGGGCCTTGCTGGATCTTCTT TCCTCCACTGGTTTCACATGGGAGCCAGGCAGAAGCTTAAACGCTTTTCTCTGGAAATGGAGAGCCTCCTGGGTGACTCATCCAAGGACAAAGTTCCTGTGAAGCATCATGGAAAACAG GGCAAACATTTCAATTTGACCGAGATGGGCCACTACATGGACGTCAGTATTGACACCACAAAACAA ATGTaccccagagaggtgacattagtGGACAACACCCCTCTGAGCAGCACGGCCCCAATGGTACGAGTTGATGGTTGTGATACGTCATGTGACTCTTCAATTGTCAATTCTGATCTAGAG TGGGATTTTGAAGAGGGAAATGTACAGTGGAGTGAACCAAACACAAACCCACAGAATGGAGAGGCCTTCCCCTTGCAGGAGTGGCCAAGCAACCCCAAACCATTTAACATACTCACTTATGCCTCATGCATACTTCCTCAGAATGATGTGTCCTGTAATGAGGTTGTCAGCCAgtcaaaatga
- the tmem44 gene encoding transmembrane protein 44 isoform X3 translates to MAAPSQENDWTKEDLNSFASSLLAFCTTSFTPCLTRTDPGQSCFSIRLICVSSLLLLISSLHLALRRCKHHGGHPGHIVTSLYCFLGNVCGFTGAVLSRQLQIQVLMGLICAALDLVNFVSFGIPLCFCRNLQAERRQRMIKRRRRAHLLAVSLLGALTGGFLKSGVLRSPAVGWRLHGRRLLYVALQDNADILGYTLGLLSFVISSTSKFPTLYRIYRGKTLSRSHIFSGALCSLAAAFYAAAILHYDTRLSFLLRVMPWLLTAVCGALLDLLIIVLHWFHMGARQKLKRFSLEMESLLGDSSKDKVPVKHHGKQGKHFNLTEMGHYMDVSIDTTKQMYPREVTLVDNTPLSSTAPMVRVDGCDTSCDSSIVNSDLEM, encoded by the exons ATGGCCGCACCAAGCCAGGAGAATGACTGGACCAAGGAAGACCTTAACTCGTTTGCATCGAGTCTCCTCGCATTTTGCACCACTTCTTTCACCCCTTGTTTAACGAGGACTGACCCAGGACAAAGTTGTTTTTCCATCCGTCTAATCTGCGTATCGTCTCTGCTGCTACTGATCTCATCTCTTCA TCTCGCGCTTCGGAGGTGCAAACATCATGGAGGACATCCTGGACATATTGTGACTTCTCTCTACTGTTTCCTTGGTAATGTGTGTGGATTCACCGGAGCCGTTTTGTCAAGACAGCTGCAAATTCAA GTTTTAATGGGACTTATTTGTGCTGCTTTGGATTTGGTCAATTTTGTCTCCTTTGGCATTCCTCTGTGTTTTTGCAGGAACTTGCAAGCAG AGAGAAGGCAAAGAATGATCAAGAGGCGCAGGAGAGCTCACCTTCTCGCGGTCTCTCTGCTGGGGGCACTCACAGGAGGTTTTCTTAAATCAGGCGTCCTCCGTAGTCCAGCAGTGGGCTGGAGGCTCCATGGGAGGAGGTTGCTTTATGTTGCCCTGCAA GACAACGCCGACATCCTAGGTTACACCCTTGGCTTGCTCTCTTTTGTCATCTCCTCGACCTCCAAGTTCCCCACACTTTACAGAATT TACAGAGGGAAAACACTTTCGAGATCTCACATTTTTTCTGGAGCTCTATGCTCGCTTGCTGCTGCCTTTTATGCTGCTGCCATACTTCACTACGACACGAGGCTCAGCTTCCTCCTCAGGGTCATGCCTTGGCTGCTGACTGCTGTCTGTGGGGCCTTGCTGGATCTTCTT ATTATAGTCCTCCACTGGTTTCACATGGGAGCCAGGCAGAAGCTTAAACGCTTTTCTCTGGAAATGGAGAGCCTCCTGGGTGACTCATCCAAGGACAAAGTTCCTGTGAAGCATCATGGAAAACAG GGCAAACATTTCAATTTGACCGAGATGGGCCACTACATGGACGTCAGTATTGACACCACAAAACAA ATGTaccccagagaggtgacattagtGGACAACACCCCTCTGAGCAGCACGGCCCCAATGGTACGAGTTGATGGTTGTGATACGTCATGTGACTCTTCAATTGTCAATTCTGATCTAGAG ATGTGA
- the tmem44 gene encoding transmembrane protein 44 isoform X1, with translation MAAPSQENDWTKEDLNSFASSLLAFCTTSFTPCLTRTDPGQSCFSIRLICVSSLLLLISSLHLALRRCKHHGGHPGHIVTSLYCFLGNVCGFTGAVLSRQLQIQVLMGLICAALDLVNFVSFGIPLCFCRNLQAERRQRMIKRRRRAHLLAVSLLGALTGGFLKSGVLRSPAVGWRLHGRRLLYVALQDNADILGYTLGLLSFVISSTSKFPTLYRIYRGKTLSRSHIFSGALCSLAAAFYAAAILHYDTRLSFLLRVMPWLLTAVCGALLDLLIIVLHWFHMGARQKLKRFSLEMESLLGDSSKDKVPVKHHGKQGKHFNLTEMGHYMDVSIDTTKQMYPREVTLVDNTPLSSTAPMVRVDGCDTSCDSSIVNSDLEWDFEEGNVQWSEPNTNPQNGEAFPLQEWPSNPKPFNILTYASCILPQNDVSCNEVVSQSK, from the exons ATGGCCGCACCAAGCCAGGAGAATGACTGGACCAAGGAAGACCTTAACTCGTTTGCATCGAGTCTCCTCGCATTTTGCACCACTTCTTTCACCCCTTGTTTAACGAGGACTGACCCAGGACAAAGTTGTTTTTCCATCCGTCTAATCTGCGTATCGTCTCTGCTGCTACTGATCTCATCTCTTCA TCTCGCGCTTCGGAGGTGCAAACATCATGGAGGACATCCTGGACATATTGTGACTTCTCTCTACTGTTTCCTTGGTAATGTGTGTGGATTCACCGGAGCCGTTTTGTCAAGACAGCTGCAAATTCAA GTTTTAATGGGACTTATTTGTGCTGCTTTGGATTTGGTCAATTTTGTCTCCTTTGGCATTCCTCTGTGTTTTTGCAGGAACTTGCAAGCAG AGAGAAGGCAAAGAATGATCAAGAGGCGCAGGAGAGCTCACCTTCTCGCGGTCTCTCTGCTGGGGGCACTCACAGGAGGTTTTCTTAAATCAGGCGTCCTCCGTAGTCCAGCAGTGGGCTGGAGGCTCCATGGGAGGAGGTTGCTTTATGTTGCCCTGCAA GACAACGCCGACATCCTAGGTTACACCCTTGGCTTGCTCTCTTTTGTCATCTCCTCGACCTCCAAGTTCCCCACACTTTACAGAATT TACAGAGGGAAAACACTTTCGAGATCTCACATTTTTTCTGGAGCTCTATGCTCGCTTGCTGCTGCCTTTTATGCTGCTGCCATACTTCACTACGACACGAGGCTCAGCTTCCTCCTCAGGGTCATGCCTTGGCTGCTGACTGCTGTCTGTGGGGCCTTGCTGGATCTTCTT ATTATAGTCCTCCACTGGTTTCACATGGGAGCCAGGCAGAAGCTTAAACGCTTTTCTCTGGAAATGGAGAGCCTCCTGGGTGACTCATCCAAGGACAAAGTTCCTGTGAAGCATCATGGAAAACAG GGCAAACATTTCAATTTGACCGAGATGGGCCACTACATGGACGTCAGTATTGACACCACAAAACAA ATGTaccccagagaggtgacattagtGGACAACACCCCTCTGAGCAGCACGGCCCCAATGGTACGAGTTGATGGTTGTGATACGTCATGTGACTCTTCAATTGTCAATTCTGATCTAGAG TGGGATTTTGAAGAGGGAAATGTACAGTGGAGTGAACCAAACACAAACCCACAGAATGGAGAGGCCTTCCCCTTGCAGGAGTGGCCAAGCAACCCCAAACCATTTAACATACTCACTTATGCCTCATGCATACTTCCTCAGAATGATGTGTCCTGTAATGAGGTTGTCAGCCAgtcaaaatga
- the tmem44 gene encoding transmembrane protein 44 isoform X4, which yields MAAPSQENDWTKEDLNSFASSLLAFCTTSFTPCLTRTDPGQSCFSIRLICVSSLLLLISSLHLALRRCKHHGGHPGHIVTSLYCFLGNVCGFTGAVLSRQLQIQVLMGLICAALDLVNFVSFGIPLCFCRNLQAERRQRMIKRRRRAHLLAVSLLGALTGGFLKSGVLRSPAVGWRLHGRRLLYVALQDNADILGYTLGLLSFVISSTSKFPTLYRIYRGKTLSRSHIFSGALCSLAAAFYAAAILHYDTRLSFLLRVMPWLLTAVCGALLDLLIIVLHWFHMGARQKLKRFSLEMESLLGDSSKDKVPVKHHGKQGKHFNLTEMGHYMDVSIDTTKQLTDVPQRGDISGQHPSEQHGPNGTS from the exons ATGGCCGCACCAAGCCAGGAGAATGACTGGACCAAGGAAGACCTTAACTCGTTTGCATCGAGTCTCCTCGCATTTTGCACCACTTCTTTCACCCCTTGTTTAACGAGGACTGACCCAGGACAAAGTTGTTTTTCCATCCGTCTAATCTGCGTATCGTCTCTGCTGCTACTGATCTCATCTCTTCA TCTCGCGCTTCGGAGGTGCAAACATCATGGAGGACATCCTGGACATATTGTGACTTCTCTCTACTGTTTCCTTGGTAATGTGTGTGGATTCACCGGAGCCGTTTTGTCAAGACAGCTGCAAATTCAA GTTTTAATGGGACTTATTTGTGCTGCTTTGGATTTGGTCAATTTTGTCTCCTTTGGCATTCCTCTGTGTTTTTGCAGGAACTTGCAAGCAG AGAGAAGGCAAAGAATGATCAAGAGGCGCAGGAGAGCTCACCTTCTCGCGGTCTCTCTGCTGGGGGCACTCACAGGAGGTTTTCTTAAATCAGGCGTCCTCCGTAGTCCAGCAGTGGGCTGGAGGCTCCATGGGAGGAGGTTGCTTTATGTTGCCCTGCAA GACAACGCCGACATCCTAGGTTACACCCTTGGCTTGCTCTCTTTTGTCATCTCCTCGACCTCCAAGTTCCCCACACTTTACAGAATT TACAGAGGGAAAACACTTTCGAGATCTCACATTTTTTCTGGAGCTCTATGCTCGCTTGCTGCTGCCTTTTATGCTGCTGCCATACTTCACTACGACACGAGGCTCAGCTTCCTCCTCAGGGTCATGCCTTGGCTGCTGACTGCTGTCTGTGGGGCCTTGCTGGATCTTCTT ATTATAGTCCTCCACTGGTTTCACATGGGAGCCAGGCAGAAGCTTAAACGCTTTTCTCTGGAAATGGAGAGCCTCCTGGGTGACTCATCCAAGGACAAAGTTCCTGTGAAGCATCATGGAAAACAG GGCAAACATTTCAATTTGACCGAGATGGGCCACTACATGGACGTCAGTATTGACACCACAAAACAA TTGACAGATGTaccccagagaggtgacattagtGGACAACACCCCTCTGAGCAGCACGGCCCCAATGGTACGAGTTGA
- the LOC125972376 gene encoding sulfotransferase 1 family member D1-like: MSENRKVVHRSTAVMAKGILLPDYTASNIEAVCAFRPDPSDFLIASYPKSGTSWILEIVDLLLHNGDAEICRRASLSVRAPFFEMSDRLGCQSGLDMLKEMNPPRIIKTHLPFQLIPSGFWENKCKTIYITRNAKDTVVSYYQFQQMNLSSPDPGSWEGYLQRFMHGRCLYGPWYDHVKGYWEERKKRNILYLFYEDMKENLCREVTRIMRYLDLSLSDDVINRIVELTTFNNMKENPMANYTFVPKEIFDTSISCYMRKGEVGDWKNHFTPQQSAEFDKVYETKMKDVNIPFRTEL; the protein is encoded by the exons ATGTCGGAAAACAGGAAGGTCGTCCACCGCAGTACTGCTGTCATGGCAAAAGGAATTCTACTTCCAGACTACACGGCCTCAAACATTGAGGCCGTCTGTGCTTTCCGTCCTGATCCATCGGACTTCCTTATCGCATCCTATCCTAAATCAG GGACGAGTTGGATCCTGGAAATAGTTGATCTGCTTCTTCATAACGGAGATGCTGAAATCTGCAGACGAGCATCATTGTCAGTACGAGCGCCTTTCTTTGAGATGTCCGATCGACTTGGATGCCAGTCAG GTCTTGATATGCTGAAAGAAATGAATCCCCCAAGAATCATTAAGACACATCTGCCATTTCAGCTGATTCCATCAGGGTTTTGGGAAAACAAGTGCAAA ACAATCTACATCACACGCAATGCTAAGGACACCGTGGTAAGCTACTACCAATTTCAACAAATGAATTTAAGCAGCCCTGATCCTGGATCGTGGGAGGGCTATTTACAAAGATTtatgcatggaagat GCCTATATGGCCCCTGGTACGATCATGTGAAAGGATACTGGGAGGAGCGAAAAAAGAGGAACATCCTTTACCTCTTCTATGAAGACATGAAAGAG AATCTCTGCCGTGAAGTGACACGAATCATGAGGTACCTGGACTTGTCCCTCTCTGATGATGTAATCAACCGCATTGTGGAGCTGACCACCTTCAACAACATGAAGGAGAATCCAATGGCAAACTACACCTTCGTTCCTAAGGAGATTTTTGATACTTCTATCTCCTGCTACATGAGAAAGG GAGAGGTTGGTGATTGGAAAAACCATTTTA